AAATTTTTCAGCATCAGGCAATGCAGCACCAGCCTTCTCCTTTGCAAATGCTGGAAATCGTGCCATCCTAGGCAACGCAGTTGGAATTTCGTCCCGAATCCAGAGCCCGGGCAATGTTTCAAATGGCCCGAGGCTAAGGAGTTTGATTATGTTGTCTGCAATCCTGCTACTCAGCAGTGGACTGTGTTGCCTCCTATAGAATTGCCTGACGACCTTTCGCGTTTCAGCCTAGGCAAATACTTCTTGAGCTTTGCCCCGGCCACCCCGTCCCGCTTTGTGGTGTTTGTGCCCCTGGACACATATTATGCATATGGCCTGTCCGCAGCCATGATCTACTCATCGGAAACTGGAGGGTGGACTTCCATGCAGAGTCAGCTTGATTGCACTACATATTTGGTTAGTGATTCAGAAAGCACCTTCCTAAATGGCATTATGCATTTCCCCACTTCATCTTCGTCAATAGTCACAGTGGAAATGAAAACGAATGCTTGGAAGAAAATTGAAATGCCACCTCGCATGCCAAACAACTATGGCCGTGCTTCCATTGGGCAGTCACAGGGACGCCTGCATGTTTGGGAAGAGAATAAAGAGGGTTGCCAACTCTCTATTTGGGTTCTTGAGAATTATGACAGTGGACAGTGGACCCTAAAGTGTACCATTAACTGTTTTAAACTGTTTGGAAGGGATTGTTGCAAAAACAATGAGTACTACTCGATGTTTGCAATTCATCCAGAATGTAATTTGATTTTCCTTGCTGATGGAAATGACAAGATATTATCATACAACATGGATAATCAGAAAGTCCATGTTATCTGCGCTTCTGAAGATTTCTTCAATGGTCTGCCACTCTGCCTACTGCCTTACATACCCTGTTTTGCGGAATGGACATCAAATGGTCAGTGAATGCTTAAGATACTTGGCATGGCACTAGGGTCTTAGTAAACATGAGCTATTAGGTATATGCCGAATCTTCTAGTTGAAGTTGTGCGATGGATAAATCAGACATGCGCTTCAAtttgtattttttttcttttcttttagtgTCTAGATGCATGCGCATACCCTTCTTTTGCTTTGAGCAATGTTTTAGTCATCAAGAATTTGTAACAACCCTCCAATGGAAATGTTTAGTTCTAAGAATGAACTTAGTCATTTGATCTATTTGCTTCCATGTAATAATTATGGATGTTGCTCTTTTAGCTCCTATGGGGCAAATGTCAAACAATATATTATTATTATATATGCTTGAAATGTTTAATTTCCTGCAAGCAAATCTTTATTATGCAATTTGTTATCCACAATACTATTGATCTTGCCTTGATTTTATGCATCAGGTAGATTTATTTGTTATCTCCTTCTGGATTGGCTTTTCCATGTAAGCTACAGCGTATGCAGAGGGTATAAAGAAGGCTTAATTTCCTTTTATAAAACTTGCATGATTTTTCCATTAATGGTATCAAACAGTCTGCAGCTTT
This sequence is a window from Aegilops tauschii subsp. strangulata cultivar AL8/78 chromosome 7, Aet v6.0, whole genome shotgun sequence. Protein-coding genes within it:
- the LOC109760932 gene encoding F-box protein At5g49610 encodes the protein MPPGGGGGGGGTGELRFGEQDLPTATGHESRDEEAASRSPPTPLLPYLAVTPVASQNKKMGREDEQQGEEETPASFFPEDVLVEILSRVPYVSLFHFKCVSKQWLALCSAPEIRKRSPQTLSGFFYFSAGWRFQNLSGESPPIVDSNLCFLRGSYKFFSIRQCSTSLLLCKCWKSCHPRQRSWNFVPNPEPGQCFKWPEAKEFDYVVCNPATQQWTVLPPIELPDDLSRFSLGKYFLSFAPATPSRFVVFVPLDTYYAYGLSAAMIYSSETGGWTSMQSQLDCTTYLVSDSESTFLNGIMHFPTSSSSIVTVEMKTNAWKKIEMPPRMPNNYGRASIGQSQGRLHVWEENKEGCQLSIWVLENYDSGQWTLKCTINCFKLFGRDCCKNNEYYSMFAIHPECNLIFLADGNDKILSYNMDNQKVHVICASEDFFNGLPLCLLPYIPCFAEWTSNGQ